Proteins co-encoded in one Leishmania panamensis strain MHOM/PA/94/PSC-1 chromosome 22 sequence genomic window:
- a CDS encoding small nuclear ribonucleoprotein, putative (TriTrypDB/GeneDB-style sysID: LpmP.22.0960), with the protein MASVSPSETGSTLITFLQHLRGTLVEIELKNASIVSGEIAYVDANMNTYMSHVKITSKGKNPVEVEEYMVRGSTIRYIILPESLNTYDVLKQASAKKNGAVKK; encoded by the coding sequence ATGGCGTCTGTGTCACCCTCCGAAACAGGCAGCACGCTCATCAcgttcctgcagcacctgcgcggcACCCTGGTCGAGATTGAGCTGAAGAATGCCTCCATCGTCTCGGGCGAAATCGCCTACGTCGATGCCAACATGAACACCTACATGTCACACGTAAAGATCACCAGTAAGGGAAAGAACCCCGTAGAGGTGGAAGAGTACATggtgcgcggcagcaccatccGCTACATCATTCTGCCGGAGAGCCTCAACACGTACGATGTGCTAAAGCAGGCCTCCGCAAAGAAGAATGGGGCAGTGAAAAAGTAA
- a CDS encoding hypothetical protein (TriTrypDB/GeneDB-style sysID: LpmP.22.0970) has protein sequence MRTVLQTTTTATPPLLSQQQQQRQHHQPQQSHFHANVIALRSLQHRMQLRAEAAQPSHAGPSFHSHSASGPSASSPQHRHCQRCATPPAPLSSSPRKLTTTQTAPAIPGVPFSAWSPQLHAAVLRVADLGEVDITAGACCTALGMVRRTATAQLPEMCRLVHVASDGEGTPAAGRSPGACGACMCRRCDCLNRPYASREEQQHRNHRRHHSRHRKRHASSSSRRHRNDSAVPGPSSPGPPKPSTATTARLPSAIPLLAMPANTSPVASPFRDQDVLERIMAKYRTPPTPLAESAQQQQQPLHIFVHCGCDQTGAPAPATAPGPAKYTAAVASPPSTPPPAASLPPPPPAASVPPPPPAASVPPPPPAASVPPPPPAASVPPPPPAGAGPLVRSPLLVVAPPPSASVPATPPVAAGPPLTSGPTTAPTNSSIDKERQMLLEKADKYVWQLEQEVQHRALHYNVVLQQLAEEEARSTALRHDRDTLLALNSGLQASLGYTRGNRDSRQQHQNGSSTPSSSTSSRETTPTTSPQGASESTMNKPPPSQQQQQPARRLPPAVESVYASLQTPADASVAPVLLPAPPPLATSAPAPTATAAAEGRTSATQEVLQHVLLEREAALQSSPRPTAMTAATSTTGSMPHLGYSDGLRRYVDFLYQEAEAGAAHVRRASLPLAAPAAPAAAASSLAPSPPLTAYQLPQYYHTSPAGVGTVLSLANQAQVQQQRQRQLELEQLRLEVAVEGERMKTDMQRWRAYLQQQQQRH, from the coding sequence ATGCGTACGGTGTTGCAGACAACGACCacagccacgccgccgctgctgtcgcagcaacagcagcagcggcagcatcacCAGCCACAGCAGAGCCACTTCCATGCGAACGTGATAGCGTTGCGGAGCCTGCAGCACcggatgcagctgcgcgcggaagcggcgcagccATCGCATGCCGGCCCCTCATTTCATTCTCACAGTGCAAGTGGCCCATCAGCGTCGTCACCAcaacaccgccactgccaacGCTGTGCCACTCCACCTGcgccactctcttcctctccacgAAAGCTGACGACAACGCAGACAGCACCAGCGATCCCTGGCGTACCCTTTTCCGCTTGGTCACCACAGCTGCACGCGGCTGTTTTACGAGTGGCAGACTTGGGTGAGGTGGATATTACCGCCGGGGCGTGCTGCACGGCGCTGGGCATGGTGCGGCGaacagcaacggcgcagTTGCCAGAGATGTGCCGCCTTGTCCACGTAGCTAGTGACGGAGAAGGCACACCAGCTGCAGGAAGGTCGCCAGGCGCGTGTGGTGCCTGCATGTGTCGCCGCTGTGACTGTCTTAACAGACCCTACGCAAGTAGGgaggaacagcagcaccgtaatcaccgccgacaccatAGCCGTCATCGCAAGCGGCATgccagtagcagcagcagaaggcacCGTAATGACTCAGCCGTCCCCGGTCCTTCTTCACCTGGCCCGCCCAAGCCCTCCACTGCAACAACGGCTCGTCTGCCAAGCGCCATTCCGCTCCTCGCAATGCCTGCCAACACTTCACCGGTCGCGTCTCCGTTTCGTGACCAGGACGTGCTGGAACGCATCATGGCCAAGTACCGCACCCCTCCGACACCGCTCGCGGAGTCggcacagcaacaacagcagccgctgcacatcTTCGTTCATTGCGGATGTGACCAGACGGGGGCTCCTGCACCAGCAACTGCACCAGGACCAGCAAAGTACACAGCGGCGGTTGCCTCGCCTCCCTCAACTCCGCCACCAGCCGCGTctcttccaccaccgccaccagccgCGTCCgttccaccaccgccaccagccgCGTCcgttccaccaccaccaccagccgcGTCcgttccaccaccaccaccagccgcGTCcgttccaccaccaccaccggcagGTGCTGGCCCGCTTGTGCGGTCGCCACTACTGGTAGTCGCTCCGCCGCCGAGTGCGTCTGTGCCTGCAACCCCACCGGTGGCTGCAGGTCCACCGCTAACGTCGGGGCCCACTACTGCGCCTACCAACTCCTCAATAGACAAGGAGAGGCagatgctgctggagaaggctgATAAGTACGTCTGGCAGCTcgagcaggaggtgcagcaccgcgctcTGCATTATAACGTCGTGCTTCAGCAGCtagcggaggaagaggcacgcagcacagcgctACGCCACGACCGAGACACGCTTCTGGCGCTCAATAGTGGCCTGCAGGCCTCCCTGGGCTACACCCGAGGCAACAGAGACTCACGACAGCAACACCAGAACGGAAGctctaccccctcctcttccacgtCATCAAGAGAAACGACGCCAACGACATCGCCTCAAGGTGCAAGTGAATCAACCATGAACAaaccaccaccgtcacagcagcagcagcagcctgcgCGCCGTCTCCCACCTGCGGTCGAGTCCGTCTATGCCTCTCTGCAGACCCCCGCGGATGCTAGCGTAGCACCCGTGCTATTGCCTGCTCCGCCACCATTGGCCACCTCTGCTCCAGCACCCACCGCaactgcggcagcagaaggccGCACGAGCGCCACGCAAGAGGTGTTACAGCACGTACTACTCGAGCGCGAAGCCGCACTCCAGTCGTCGCCGCGGCCCACCGCTATGACGGCGGCAACAAGTACGACGGGGAGCATGCCTCACCTTGGCTACTCGGACGGACTGCGCCGCTACGTGGACTTCCTTTATCAGGAAGCAGAGGCTGGTGCCGCGCATGTGCGTCGGGCGAGTCTTCCCCTGGCAGCTCCGGCGGcccctgccgccgcagcgtcatCCCTCGCACCCTCACCTCCGCTGACAGCCTACCAGCTGCCGCAGTATTACCATACCAGTCCGGCTGGCGTTGGCACAGTGTTGTCGTTGGCGAACCAGGCGCAGGTgcaacaacagcggcagcgccagctggAACTCGAGCAGCTCCGGTTAGAGGTGGCAGTAGAGGGAGAGCGTATGAAGACAGAcatgcagcgctggcgcgcctatcttcagcagcaacagcaaagacaTTGA
- a CDS encoding hypothetical protein (TriTrypDB/GeneDB-style sysID: LpmP.22.0980), with translation MNSPAPLTEAEQLDLLVAGERLDDTEAQDTTRFLGTNRRHMYADGLLSCAVYTFSGLQHIQGQSNALTLLTMWTVGTTFLVDVAERKHLHESLQSTLRIATATSKAEALVLHDQPQDDTTTTSTLGKAAVAPALSTASGTVSSVRMKAAPQDKEKLAEQQRKVFLTQAVASWVWMLASFQQFKVHKRLKWCGYSSWVGLGCTGYYTTRHLYNLLVK, from the coding sequence ATGAATTCTCCAGCTCCGTTGActgaggcggagcagctcgaCCTCCTCGTTGCCGGTGAGCGTCTCGACGACACGGAAGCGCAGGATACAACCCGCTTCCTCGGGACCAATAGGCGTCACATGTACGCGGACGGTCTGCTGAGCTGCGCTGTCTACACCTTCAGTGGGCTGCAGCACATCCAAGGGCAAAGCAATGCCCTGACGCTGCTCACCATGTGGACGGTTGGGACGACTTTCCTGGTCGACGTGGCAGAGCGGAAGCACCTGCATGAATCCCTGCAGAGCACGCTTCGCATTGCAACGGCAACAAGCAAAGCTGAGGCGCTGGTATTGCACGATCAGCCGCAAGACGATACTACGACAACATCGACTCTAGGaaaagcagcagtggcaccggcgctgtccaccgcctccggtACGGTGTCATCAGTGAGGATGAAGGCTGCCCCACAAGACAAGGAGAAGCTCGCagaacagcagcgcaaggTATTCTTAACGCAGGCGGTCGCGTCGTGGGTGTGGATGCTGGCCTCTTTCCAGCAGTTTAAGGTGCACAAACGGCTCAAGTGGTGCGGGTACAGCAGCTGGGTGGGACTCGGCTGCACGGGGTACTACACAACTCGGCATCTCTATAACCTGCTCGTGAAGTAG
- a CDS encoding hypothetical protein (TriTrypDB/GeneDB-style sysID: LpmP.22.0990), with protein sequence MNTEQQHFKEIHREAVILAEMKRRLGLSVTTAVLSSAAAHASAATTATVLKSSEEEEVARNVYDMYGLSMATVNAYLLRYLRSKGLNIDDAVAKLRRRRAFEQTLPMISITPITVAALRSGAFYLLNRDLEGRPVLYINVAAFTLPTLELDEAQRILVIISEFMQAQCLLKNNEDAAEQQQRRRQCANSTAAANSFVNGSRENNGGGTTAAAQAVAEIEEAVSHLQQFTLLINEEGGSWALQASFLNNLSILLGMLPKYYPLMLGAALVLGASFEVRTAIKACLSSSSADVRESVQMIERDDLPRYMDARNIPIELGGRAQLVGSAMHFSDAVLRHWFALTTRIEEERVCGGGVPDSKAPPTPQATAADPAGDARAVNSRNEGRGVETISHPLLRPLYVPPPPLGTTQRGISLQRHAIEFQHLSSNGGSIAGEIIGSGSLGLRQPSKCGGSSNTYNRRHDVMPLTTAVITAPHGTLAGQKDMAAATVAFGTLRTEDVTDDGVCSALSAPDDCDDGVEDEDSGVGLHTPNSGVPTYQLYTAASSSLAGSLAAEGEMHQASLGSSHNRHHLTASLRNPASATMSREEAAHFVDYPDDAIAALRQERRRRQRAEQALQFRDLGVALDMRNASRIERELAAMHQDLNVLVAEILVKAEAARTRQNAPPTLKQLLDLTLTAFENATRTPSTVPAMVLAEPAQRDAVSSRCCIFM encoded by the coding sequence ATGAAcactgagcagcagcatttCAAGGAGATTCACCGCGAGGCGGTCATCTTAGCGGAGATGAAGCGACGACTTGGTCTCTCGGTCACCACAGCCGTATTGTCCTCAGCCGCCGCCCATgcgtcggcagcgacgacggcaacagTGCTCAAGTCTtcggaggaagaagaagttGCCCGCAATGTGTACGACATGTATGGGTTGTCCATGGCGACGGTGAATGCATATCTGTTACGCTACCTGCGCTCCAAGGGTCTCAACATCGATGATGCtgtggcgaagctgcgccgccgtcgcgcctTTGAGCAGACACTCCCGATGATCAGTATCACTCCCATCActgtcgcggcgctgcgcagtgGGGCCTTTTATCTGCTGAACCGCGACCTTGAGGGCCGACCGGTGCTGTACATCAACGTAGCCGCCTTCACACTGCCCACGCTAGAACTGGACGAGGCACAGCGGATACTCGTAATTATTTCTGAGTTCATGCAAGCTCAGTGTCTGCTGAAGAACAACGAAGAtgcggcggagcagcagcagcgccgtcgccagtGCGCCAATtccaccgcggcagcgaacTCATTTGTCAATGGCAGCCGCGAAAACAACGGAGGCGGAAcgactgccgcagcgcaggcagTGGCCGAGATAGAGGAGGCCGTCAGTCACCTCCAGCAGTTCACGCTGCTCATCAATGAGGAAGGGGGGTCATGGGCGTTACAGGCGTCCTTCCTTAATAACCTCAGCATCCTTCTTGGAATGCTCCCCAAGTACTACCCGCTGATGCTCGGCGCCGCTCTGGTCCTCGGGGCCTCCTTTGAAGTACGCACCGCCATCAAGGCatgcctcagcagcagctccgcggaTGTGCGGGAGTCGGTGCAGATGATCGAGAGGGACGACCTGCCGCGGTACATGGACGCCCGCAACATCCCCATCGAGCTCGGTGGTCGCGCTCAGCTTGTCGGAAGCGCCATGCACTTTTCGGAtgcagtgctgcggcactgGTTTGCACTCACGACACGAATCGAAGAggagcgcgtgtgcggcggGGGTGTCCCCGATTCGAAGGCGCCACCAACCCCAcaggccaccgccgcagacCCCGCCGGCGACGCTAGAGCTGTCAACAGCCGCAACGAGGGCAGGGGTGTTGAGACCATCTcgcacccgctgctgcgcccccTGTAcgtgccaccaccgccgctggggACGACGCAGAGGGGCATTTCCCTCCAGCGGCACGCAATCGAATTCCAACACCTTAGCAGCAACGGTGGCAGCATTGCCGGGGAGATCATAGGGTCTGGCTCGCTAGGGCTGAGGCAGCCTAGCaagtgcggcggcagctccaaCACGTACAACCGCAGGCATGACGTCATGCCTCTAACTACCGCTGTCATAACGGCACCGCATGGCACGCTGGCCGGACAGAAGGACATGGCCGCGGCAACAGTGGCCTTCGGCACGCTCCGCACCGAAGACGTGACGGATGACGGCGTTTGTTCGGCGCTCTCCGCCCCTGACGACTgcgacgacggcgtcgaAGACGAGGACAGTGGCGTCGGCCTGCACACCCCGAATTCTGGTGTCCCCACATACCAGCTCTAcactgccgcttcttcctccctcgcgGGTAGCTTGGCAGCTGAGGGCGAGATGCACCAAGCCTCCCTTGGCTCGAGCCACAACCGCCATCACTTAactgcatcgctgcgcaaTCCTGCATCGGCGACCATGTCGCGCGAAGAAGCGGCTCACTTTGTCGACTACCCAGACGACGCGatcgcggcgctgcggcaggagcgTCGGCGGCGTCAGCGCGCGGAGCAGGCATTGCAGTTTCGAGACTTAGGGGTCGCACTGGACATGCGGAACGCCTCCAGAATCGAAAGGGAGCTAGCGGCCATGCACCAAGACCTCAACGTGCTGGTGGCGGAAATATTGGtcaaggcggaggcagctAGAACGCGGCAGAATGCGCCACCGACGCTCAAACAGCTGCTAGATCTGACTCTCACCGCCTTCGAGAACGCTACGCGCACACCGTCAACAGTGCCCGCCATGGTGCTGGCGGAGCCAGCGCAGCGTGATGCCGTGAGCTCGAGGTGCTGTATCTTCATGTAG